A stretch of Pseudomonas sp. 7SR1 DNA encodes these proteins:
- a CDS encoding dihydrodipicolinate synthase family protein, with amino-acid sequence MSKRINWSGVFPAVTTQFNEDFSINLEKTHQVISNVIRDGVSGLVVCGSVGENTSLSAEEKIAVTEVAVDASRGRVPVICGVAEFTSVQAAKVANAVRKVGVDGVMLMPALVYGSKPFETAEHFRYVARHADVPLMVYNNPPIYKNDVTPDILISLADCDNVVCFKDSSGDTRRFIDVRNEVGDRFVLFAGLDDVVLESLAVGAEGWVSGMSNVFPKEGETIFRLARAGRFAEAMPIYEWLMPILHLDARADLVQCIKLCEAIAGRGSALTRPPRLALPEEDRVYVEQIMAKAMANRPALPDVGL; translated from the coding sequence ATGAGCAAACGCATCAACTGGAGCGGCGTATTCCCCGCTGTCACCACTCAATTCAACGAAGACTTTTCCATCAACCTGGAAAAGACCCACCAAGTGATTTCCAATGTTATCCGCGACGGCGTATCCGGCCTGGTGGTCTGCGGCTCGGTGGGCGAGAACACCTCCCTGAGCGCCGAGGAGAAGATCGCCGTGACCGAAGTGGCGGTGGACGCCTCCCGTGGCCGGGTCCCGGTGATCTGCGGCGTAGCCGAGTTCACCAGCGTGCAGGCGGCCAAGGTCGCCAACGCGGTGCGCAAGGTCGGGGTCGACGGGGTGATGCTGATGCCGGCGCTGGTCTACGGCTCCAAGCCGTTCGAAACCGCCGAACACTTCCGCTATGTGGCCCGGCATGCCGACGTACCGCTGATGGTCTATAACAACCCGCCGATCTATAAGAACGACGTGACGCCGGACATCCTGATCTCCCTGGCCGACTGCGACAACGTGGTGTGCTTCAAGGATTCCTCCGGCGACACCCGGCGCTTCATCGATGTGCGCAATGAGGTGGGAGACCGCTTCGTGCTGTTCGCCGGCCTTGACGACGTGGTGCTGGAAAGCCTCGCCGTGGGGGCCGAAGGCTGGGTCTCGGGGATGTCCAATGTGTTCCCGAAGGAAGGCGAGACCATCTTCCGGCTGGCCCGCGCCGGACGCTTTGCCGAAGCGATGCCGATCTACGAGTGGCTGATGCCGATCCTGCACCTGGACGCCCGCGCCGACCTGGTGCAGTGCATCAAGCTGTGCGAAGCCATCGCCGGTCGCGGCAGCGCCCTCACCCGCCCACCGCGCCTGGCCTTGCCGGAAGAGGACCGGGTGTATGTGGAACAGATCATGGCCAAGGCCATGGCCAATCGGCCGGCGTTACCGGATGTAGGGCTTTGA